From the Clavibacter phaseoli genome, one window contains:
- a CDS encoding carbohydrate ABC transporter permease, whose protein sequence is MSAVLSTSTSTPSPAPALEAPRSPRAERRLALVLVLPAVAIVAVGLGYPLARQVIMSFQRFGLAQQFGQAPELVWFDNYAQVLGDPAFWASLGRSVGFCLACAAATVVVGTAGAMLLTQVRRSIAVAVQIVMLVAWAMPVLSSLQVFQLLFDPRSGVVGWTLGQLGAEGMVGYNWLSDPLTFFAVAGLLITWMSVPLVVFMVYASVTQLDESMMEAAQLDGADARQRFVHIVAPSVAPVLLLVSLLQVIWDLRVFTQIHILQQSSGITDQTNVLGTFVYQIGLSGGNYGVASAAAMVMLAVSLVLTWRYIRALLTEGDGR, encoded by the coding sequence ATGAGCGCCGTCCTCAGCACGTCCACCTCGACGCCGTCGCCCGCGCCGGCGCTCGAGGCGCCGCGGAGCCCGAGGGCCGAGCGCCGCCTCGCGCTGGTGCTGGTCCTGCCGGCCGTCGCGATCGTCGCGGTCGGCCTCGGCTACCCGCTGGCGCGGCAGGTGATCATGTCGTTCCAGCGCTTCGGCCTCGCCCAGCAGTTCGGGCAGGCGCCGGAGCTCGTGTGGTTCGACAACTACGCGCAGGTGCTCGGCGACCCGGCCTTCTGGGCGTCGCTCGGCCGGTCGGTGGGCTTCTGCCTGGCGTGCGCGGCGGCGACCGTGGTGGTCGGCACGGCGGGCGCGATGCTCCTGACGCAGGTGCGCCGGTCCATCGCGGTGGCCGTGCAGATCGTGATGCTCGTGGCGTGGGCGATGCCCGTGCTCAGCTCGCTGCAGGTGTTCCAGCTGCTGTTCGACCCGCGCAGCGGCGTGGTCGGCTGGACCCTCGGCCAGCTCGGCGCCGAGGGGATGGTCGGCTACAACTGGCTGTCGGATCCGCTCACGTTCTTCGCGGTGGCCGGCCTCCTCATCACGTGGATGAGCGTGCCGCTCGTGGTCTTCATGGTCTACGCGTCGGTGACGCAGCTCGACGAGTCGATGATGGAGGCGGCCCAGCTCGACGGCGCCGACGCCCGGCAGCGCTTCGTGCACATCGTGGCGCCGTCGGTCGCCCCGGTGCTCCTGCTCGTGAGCCTGCTGCAGGTGATCTGGGACCTGCGGGTCTTCACGCAGATCCACATCCTGCAGCAGAGCAGCGGCATCACCGACCAGACCAACGTGCTCGGCACGTTCGTCTACCAGATCGGGCTCTCCGGCGGGAACTACGGCGTCGCCTCGGCGGCCGCCATGGTGATGCTCGCGGTCAGCCTGGTGCTCACCTGGCGCTACATCCGGGCGCTCCTGACCGAGGGGGACGGCCGATGA
- a CDS encoding extracellular solute-binding protein produces the protein MADITRRTAIGLGGAFGLTALLAACASGSSGGGGPATADLRVWMMTDSVSQEARDWLKKTFEEQHPGSTLTIELQVWDGIVSKLQTSLASADSTPDIIELGNTQAPTFCAVGALTSLEDMKEELGGSSLTQSLVELGSHDGQMYAAPFYAGSRLFFYRKDMFQEAGVEIPTSVDELTAAAAKLQAAHAGDPSFSGLYLPGISWQSALAWQFTEGGLLAEQDGDTWKGTLSSPESQKAFQALQEIWTTGSTAGGVTDSEVAEKPWVPFNAGETAMFFGFNWHLANIDQALVDAGNVGYFGFPAAAGGDAGHPFAGGSNVAISGRSKNQDLAKEAMKLIFSQPFQEYFATVGGWVPGNLDYAAALGSDELATLTTEAVRNSVGTPAAQNWALVEGARVIDDFYVAIAAGGDPVALASAADAKLTSLLGPS, from the coding sequence ATGGCCGACATCACCCGCCGCACCGCCATCGGGCTGGGAGGGGCCTTCGGCCTCACCGCGCTCCTCGCCGCCTGCGCCTCCGGATCCAGCGGCGGCGGCGGCCCCGCCACCGCCGACCTCCGCGTCTGGATGATGACCGACTCGGTCTCGCAGGAGGCGCGCGACTGGCTGAAGAAGACGTTCGAGGAGCAGCACCCCGGATCCACCCTCACGATCGAGCTGCAGGTGTGGGACGGCATCGTCTCCAAGCTGCAGACCTCGCTCGCGAGCGCCGACTCCACCCCCGACATCATCGAGCTCGGCAACACGCAGGCCCCCACGTTCTGCGCGGTCGGGGCGCTCACCAGCCTCGAGGACATGAAGGAGGAGCTCGGCGGATCCAGCCTCACGCAGTCGCTCGTGGAGCTCGGCTCGCACGACGGCCAGATGTACGCCGCCCCGTTCTACGCGGGCAGCCGCCTCTTCTTCTACCGCAAGGACATGTTCCAGGAGGCGGGCGTCGAGATCCCGACGAGCGTCGACGAGCTCACCGCCGCCGCCGCGAAGCTGCAGGCCGCGCACGCCGGCGACCCCTCGTTCTCGGGCCTCTACCTCCCCGGCATCTCGTGGCAGTCGGCGCTCGCGTGGCAGTTCACCGAGGGCGGCCTCCTCGCCGAGCAGGACGGCGACACCTGGAAGGGCACGCTCTCCAGCCCCGAGAGCCAGAAGGCGTTCCAGGCGCTGCAGGAGATCTGGACGACCGGATCCACCGCGGGCGGCGTCACCGACAGCGAGGTCGCCGAGAAGCCGTGGGTGCCGTTCAACGCGGGCGAGACCGCGATGTTCTTCGGCTTCAACTGGCACCTGGCCAACATCGACCAGGCGCTCGTCGACGCCGGCAACGTCGGCTACTTCGGCTTCCCGGCCGCCGCGGGCGGCGACGCCGGCCACCCGTTCGCCGGCGGGTCCAACGTCGCCATCTCGGGCCGCTCGAAGAACCAGGACCTCGCCAAGGAGGCCATGAAGCTGATCTTCTCGCAGCCCTTCCAGGAGTACTTCGCCACGGTGGGCGGCTGGGTCCCCGGCAACCTCGACTACGCCGCCGCGCTCGGCAGCGACGAGCTCGCGACCCTCACCACGGAGGCCGTGCGCAACTCGGTCGGCACCCCGGCGGCGCAGAACTGGGCGCTCGTGGAGGGCGCGCGCGTGATCGACGACTTCTACGTCGCGATCGCGGCCGGCGGCGACCCCGTCGCGCTGGCGTCCGCCGCCGACGCCAAGCTCACGAGCCTGCTCGGCCCGTCGTGA